In Phaseolus vulgaris cultivar G19833 chromosome 3, P. vulgaris v2.0, whole genome shotgun sequence, the sequence AATAgtggaattttttaaaattatgtttatagGAATATgattttgtatattatttttatgataattttttttatgttttgacaatgttaattaattagaattttttctgcaaaaatattaaattaaatataattcaaaagatACTATTTAACTcaaatttactaaaaaaatatattttaatatttataaatttttaattacaaaggtaaatttgtaaatttacatttaaaacttttaaaaaaaataaaaattctctcACACTATCACATACTCACAAACTCCAATAAACTTTCTTAATcaatccactctaacatactcTAATTCAAACACAATAATTTTCTTTACATTCTCTTTTCAAATTCTCTCACATTCACCCCtcaaattctaaaaaatattctCCACAATCCAAATACAACCAAATATATAAACTCAAGATGCAAAAAtgtctaaaatataaaatatagccaacatgataattttaaatatttaaatttaacattttttcatATGATAGTGATTTgcacaaaaataatattaacaatgtGTTTGGATCAGGGTGATTATTGTTCATCTGGACAAATTTGTGTTGATCATTCACGTTTGCATCTATGGAATTGTTGGAAGCGTGGAAATGCAGAGAAACCTCAAAACACAGTTCGTACAAGATGGTGAAGATTTTTTATGAAAGCCACATAAAATTGTAGTATATTACATGGTTACTCTTGCATTTTTTTAAGACATAATCGATGTTGGAACACATGAGAATCGATTATGTGAGAATTTTCAGTGAACAATTGATGTTGGAGCACATAAGAAACGATTTTGTATGAAATTTCAGTGAACAATTGATGTTAACCACATGATAATTGATTATGCATGTAAATTTATGAAAtgatttttcagattttttatattaaataatttatatttatatttattcagAATTTTGAATGAtactagaattttttttttcccaattttttctttaaacaaGATATTAAATGATTTAGATTTGTAtctatttcaaattttcaataatttaggaattttatttattttaatttttttatttaaataggacattaaatgatttatatttttatttatttataatttttaataatttaggaattttatttattttatacttttatttaaataaaatattaaataatttagatttttatttacttagaattttaaataatttaaaatttttatttatttcagaattttatttaaatatgacattaaataattttcgttgttatttattaagaattttcaataatttagaaaatttatttatttcatatttttatttaaataataaattaaataatttagatttgtatttatttagaattttcaataatttaggaattttatttatttcagaattttatttaaatatgacattaaataatttagatttttatttatttagaattttaaataatttaataattttatttatttcatatttttatttaaataagacattaaataatataaatttctatttatttataattttcaataatttaggaattttatttattttatatttttatttaaatatgacaattaaataatatagatttgtatttatttataattttcaataatttaggaattttgtttatttcatatttttttaaaataagaccttaaataatttagatatttatctatttggaatttttaataatttaataatttatttatttcagatttttattcaaataagacattaaataatctagtgtttgtatatatttaagatttaaataatttaagaatttatttatttcatatttattatttaaatatcacattaaattatttataatttatatttattaagaatttttaataattgaagaattttatttattataaatatacgtGTCAAAATTCgttacataaattttaatttgtttattcataaaacaatttaatcatattttatttttaatcttacactttatctatttaaaaaaattattttatcaatcaCACTAATCATATCACTCTCTAAATTTCATAAATCTTCTCTTTATTTCTCATTATCTTTTCTTTAATTCAAACAACTTTACTATCCATTCACTTACACCTCAAATTCTTTCTCGAATCCATCTTCAAATCCAAATAAtcattaaaatgatatttactagaggaaaaaaaaagataaagagcTTAAAGAAAATGGTAAAAGACTTGGAATATTTACAGTGTAAGTTGTCTTTTTTACCTTTTTAGTAATAGGTGTTTTATCTTTAGTAGGGGGTATCTGAGAAGAGTATGGCAAAAACATAAGGACTGGTTTTACTCTCTTGACTTTATATTCAAACTAGGTTGAAGAagtgttaaaaaatgttaattgtgAAAAGTGGAAAAGTGTCTGACATAGTTCACAAGTGTCATGTTCCAGCAGTTTCTGACATGTTGACATGCGATTTTGCAGAAGTATCTGTACTTTATTCATAAATGCAATGTGAAACGCAAGTCGCTTCCCCAAAAACTCAGGTAAAATTGGATCCTAACATTTGTTTTTAGAAGTGTAGGAGTGCCTGTAAGGGACGAATTCGAGCCACTTTATCCAGATAATCAAAAGAGATGGGCCAGTCTTTGAATTAAATGGCCACAGGCATTATTAAGCACATCATGACACAGACAAATATGCTTTCCAgcgtaaaaaaatatttaatgggAAAAGGGGATCCAAAGAGAAAAAAGTTAGATCTCTGAGCAATACTAGCTTTTCTTATCTGTGCCTTACGATCTATTCTCAAGATGAAATACAAACCAACAATCTTAAGTATATTTTCAGTTGCAAGAGATCACTCCAAAAGAACCACCTTCATTTGCTAGCCTATAAAAACATGGATCCTCAGCTGCTGCAGGTAGTTGCACTGTTGACAATGATAGCATTTGGAGGCACAAGTTGGAGTATAGAAGCCTGCAGCCCCATTGACCTGGAAGCTTTGATGAGCTTCAAGAATGGAATTCAAAAGGACACATCTGGTCGCTTAGCTAAGTGGATTGGTGCGAGCTGCTGCAAGTGGGAAGGTATTGTCTGTGAAAATGCAACCTCTAGAGTGACACAGATCAATCTCCCAGGATTTATTTCCACAGATACAGATTTATTTCAAACACAAATGATAGGGCGGATTTCTCCTTCCATAACACTCCTCGCCTCCCTTGAAATCATTGATCTTGGTGGTTTAGTTGGTCTTAGTGGAGCTATTCCGCACACCATTGGTTTGCACCTACCAAAGCTCCAAAAGCTCTACCTTTATGGCAACAATTTAACTGGTCCAATACCAGAAAGCATTGGACAGTTTCCAAACCTCCAAGAACTAGCTCTCCAGGAAAATCAGCTATGGGGGTCTATTCCTATGAGCCTTGGAAGCCTTAAAAGTCTCAAAAGGTTGCTGctttattcaaataaattttcagGTACAATACCAGACTCACTTGGGAATTTGATAAATTTGATAGAATTGGATGCTCATGACAATGCTATTGTGGGTAATATACCCAATAGTGTTGGTGAGatgaaggctttgacaaagctTGATCTTTCAAACAATTTCCTAAGCGGGAAGATGCCTTCTTCATTAACCAATTTAACCGCCATTTCAGTTTTGTACCTGAACACCAATTCTCTTGAGGGAACCATAACATTTCCTTCAAGACCTGGTGAAATGTCTTCTCTGGGCTTCTTAAGACTCCATAATAATCTCCTTGTTGGAAATATACATTCCAATATTGGCTATTTGGCATCTCTTCAAAGACTTTCACTATCAAACAACAAACTTGAAGGAGCACTGCCGTCTAGTTTAGGCAATTTGGTATCACTGACTGAGTTATATCTCAGTGGTAACTTCTTATCTGATCAAATACCAAAATCAGTAGGCCAACTTTCTCGGCTCATAATGTTGAACATCTCTAGAAATTTGATTGAAGGACCATTACCTCAAGAGATATCTTCCCTTCAAAATCTTCAAACAGTTGATCTTTCTTTCAACCATCTGAAACTCTCTGCCATTCCAAAATGGATGGCAAACATGTCATCACTTTCCAACATTTACTTGGCTGGTTGTGGAATCCAGGGCCAAATTCCAGATTTTTTCCAAACAACCAATAGTCCAATAGAGGAACTGGACTTGTCAGTAAACATTCTCAGTGGAAGCATACCATCATGGATAGGAAGCCTCAGTCAACTCTACTTGTTAAATCTCTCTAGGAACTCCCTTTATTCAGACATCCCTGATTCCTTTAGAAATTTGCAAGATCTAGGTGTCCTTGATCTTCACTCAAATAGACTAACAGGTTCCATAGCTCCACTATTTGACATAAAACAAGGTATTTTCGGGGGTTCACTGAAATTTGTTGATCTTTCTGAAAACAACTTCTCAAGTGGAATTGAGGAAATTGGTGGAGGGCAATGTAGTATTCAGTTTCTGAATTTGTCCCATAACCATCTGGAAGGTAGGTTACCAAATTCAATTGGGAGATTGAATTCACTTAATAGTTTGGATTTGAGCTTCAACGAATTAGGCTCCAACATGCCAGAAGTGCTGGCAAATTTAACCTCATTGGAGATATTGAAGCTACAGGAAAATCACTTCACCGGTAAAATTCCAAACGGATTTCTCAAGTTGTTGTGGCTAAAGGAATTAAACGTATCTAACAATCATCTCGAAGGGGAAATTCCAGAGGGCAAACCTTTGATTGACTTTCCTCAGAGTTCATATTCTGGAAATAAAGGGTTATGTGGAAAGCCTCTCGGTCCTTGTAAACTTTGAAAATTGTCAAGTATAATGCTACTTAAAGCTACTCTGACCATCATTCAGAAACCTGATTTTCGCTTGATGAAAAACCAGAAATTTGAGCGTTCACATATTTCACTAGGAAAAGAATAAATACATCTCTTATTTCAttcattcttaatttttttttttatttagaaatagAAACTTAAGACAAGGATTGGATTTTTCTGTGTTATGTAGCCTAGAATTGACAGTTTAAGATCCAGGATTCACAGCATATTTATTAGAGCATCTCATTCCTAGAACATGAGAAGAAATATTATGCTTAATGTTAGAAGCCAATTATGAAAAGTATCCTAAAATTTCCGAATAACTTCATGAGTGgataattaaaatatgtaaaatccTGAAATTCCCtttcattattattgttattgattGATTCAACTAAACCCTGTAACCGAgaaaaatttaacattttttccAACTGCTTCCTTCAACTACTGTACACCCATAATGAAGCataattaacttaaaaattatatgGTTGTTGCTAGTAGCTGAATTACCTCTGTCCTCACACCCGACAAAAAAGATTTTCCTCATCAGAACCCACAAATTAAGTTGATTTAGTTACCTTGATAGAATAAATTTGTTTGCATATGGAGACTGTGGACCCTCTTGTCGTTATTTAAGTAGGTTAGGTAGGTCCCTATTTGAATTGTTGTGTCAATGACATTTCCTTGAACCTGGTCTTGCCACTATACAAGTATGCTATAAATTTCCATCATCACACGCTTATTTCCTATCATTTGTGATAAGATATTAAACTCcaagcaaaataaaaaaaaaaaagtgacacTGAAACCCATCTTGAAATGACCATTACtgatcataaaaaatgttacCAAATGTTTTGCAAGTATGTTATTAGAGGGAATCCTCAGTTAGCCCCAGTTGCGGGTAATTCATATAATCTATACTGTTTAGCCTAATACAACACAAAACCTGCTCTGGCAGCTCCTCTGCTTTGTTCCCCTGAATTGTGAtgcaaatataagaaaaattattagtaaTTAAGTGGAAAATAAGCAGCAAATACATTTGACTTGACAATAGAAAAACTACTTGCCTGAATAGTTAGACCAACATCTAGAATACAGTTCTTTAATCTGTCCAAGAAAGCATCGAAACCTTTCCTGGAGATATAACTGAACCTATGCATGTCCAAATCAATCTCAAAGTAATTTTCTCCCTGCCACAAATATCATATTGGTTAGTTTTTGCAAAATATTGGTAAATAAAGTACTGCATGTGCATATTATGTCTTGCAAATGAAATGACACCACCATAATTGTGGTCCTAAGATATAGGTCCTACAAAGACATAACCAATAAAATGGGAATTTTATTTCCACTTTTAAGTCTAAGTAGTGATTCACAGTCTATTTTTCTCGATTGATGATCGCGTTTGAAAATCAACTGCTTGATGAGacattttttatcaattaacaTAACAACAGAAAGCATTCACTGTTCACTGGAAATATCCAAGATGTTATTGTTAAGAAATATGAGAAAAGCGTTATACTATAGGTCTACTGAAAGAAACCATAATAGAGAAATTTCAGATATTGCTCATTCTCAGCATTAGGTATAGGTCTATTGAAAGAAACCATAGTAAGGGGCACTGAAGCTTACTGTGTAAAACTCATGTTGCGGCCGTGAGAGAAAAGGTTTCTCATTGTAAGACTGCAAAAGCTTCCGTTCTGCTGCACTTAAATGAAGATCTTCTGGGTTGACAACACGACCTAAAATTTTCAATCTTTCCCTGAAGGGAACAATTGCATCTCCTAGAAAAGTCTTTACTGTTTCAACTTCATCGTCCATCAACCTCTGTAGAAAGGCATGAAAACGACGTTACTTCCAGCAGAACAGAAAGTCATCAACATTACACAATGC encodes:
- the LOC137806637 gene encoding MDIS1-interacting receptor like kinase 2-like, producing MDPQLLQVVALLTMIAFGGTSWSIEACSPIDLEALMSFKNGIQKDTSGRLAKWIGASCCKWEGIVCENATSRVTQINLPGFISTDTDLFQTQMIGRISPSITLLASLEIIDLGGLVGLSGAIPHTIGLHLPKLQKLYLYGNNLTGPIPESIGQFPNLQELALQENQLWGSIPMSLGSLKSLKRLLLYSNKFSGTIPDSLGNLINLIELDAHDNAIVGNIPNSVGEMKALTKLDLSNNFLSGKMPSSLTNLTAISVLYLNTNSLEGTITFPSRPGEMSSLGFLRLHNNLLVGNIHSNIGYLASLQRLSLSNNKLEGALPSSLGNLVSLTELYLSGNFLSDQIPKSVGQLSRLIMLNISRNLIEGPLPQEISSLQNLQTVDLSFNHLKLSAIPKWMANMSSLSNIYLAGCGIQGQIPDFFQTTNSPIEELDLSVNILSGSIPSWIGSLSQLYLLNLSRNSLYSDIPDSFRNLQDLGVLDLHSNRLTGSIAPLFDIKQGIFGGSLKFVDLSENNFSSGIEEIGGGQCSIQFLNLSHNHLEGRLPNSIGRLNSLNSLDLSFNELGSNMPEVLANLTSLEILKLQENHFTGKIPNGFLKLLWLKELNVSNNHLEGEIPEGKPLIDFPQSSYSGNKGLCGKPLGPCKL